The genomic segment TGAAAACGGTACACACTCAACCTCCAGCTTCCTGTCGAGCACAAAAAAACGACTGCATAGACAAAAAACGACGTTCCCGGGGGGAGCGTCGCAGGCTCGCAAAACCAAAATCCACGCAGACAAAAGGACATCCGACCGATCCACACGCCTTCTACGCCAGCAGCACCATCATATCACATCGGGCCCCTCAGGACGGCGTCGGCCCTAAACGGACAAAGCCCCGCCGGGAAGGCGAGGCTTTGTCCCTGGGTGGACCGAACCTAATCGAACTCGCGGCGCTCCTTGATGCGCGCGGCCTTGCCGCTCAGCTTACGAAGATAGTAGAGCTTGGCGCGGCGCACCTTGCCCAGGCGCTTGACCTCGATCTTCTCGATGGAGGGGCAGTGCAGGGGGAAGATCCTCTCGACGCCGACGCCGTTCGAGATCTTGCGGACGGTAAAGGTCTCGCTCAAGCCCCCATGCTGCCGTCCGATCACGATCCCCTCGAAAACCTGAATGCGCTCACGGACGCCCTCCTTGACCTTCACATGGACGCGAAGGGTATCGCCGGGACGAAACTCCGGTACCCCCTCCGTCTTGAAATATTTCTTCTCCACAAGGTTCAATAT from the uncultured Fretibacterium sp. genome contains:
- the rplS gene encoding 50S ribosomal protein L19; protein product: MNILNLVEKKYFKTEGVPEFRPGDTLRVHVKVKEGVRERIQVFEGIVIGRQHGGLSETFTVRKISNGVGVERIFPLHCPSIEKIEVKRLGKVRRAKLYYLRKLSGKAARIKERREFD